From a single Fulvivirga ulvae genomic region:
- a CDS encoding YqaE/Pmp3 family membrane protein — MSIIRIILAIILPPLGVFFTVGIRGAFWLNILLTLLGFLPGIIHAIWVIAKHDK, encoded by the coding sequence ATGAGCATCATAAGAATAATACTTGCCATCATACTTCCTCCATTAGGCGTATTTTTTACCGTTGGTATCCGCGGTGCATTTTGGTTAAATATCCTGCTGACTCTTCTGGGCTTTCTTCCGGGAATTATACATGCTATATGGGTTATTGCCAAGCATGATAAATAA